From Candidatus Vondammii sp. HM_W22, one genomic window encodes:
- the odhB gene encoding 2-oxoglutarate dehydrogenase complex dihydrolipoyllysine-residue succinyltransferase, whose product MSTKITVPALPESVADATILAWHKKPGEAIQRDENLVDLETDKVVLEVPSPVDGVLGAISANEGDTVQAGDLLTIIEAGSASTAETTGAATTVAPTPAEVTNETEPVLTPAVRRLVKEMNLDPNQIKGTGKGGRLLKSDVMAYLDAKEAETTHSSEAEKPLELIIAQSGIEGERPEQRVPMTRLRARIAERLLEAQRNAAILTTFNEVNLKAINDLRSKYKGKFEKDHEVRLGFMSFFIQASIEALKQFPMVNASVDGHDVIYHGYYDIGIAVGSPRGLVVPILRNADQLSFAETEKAVRQFGKKAHDGNLSYEELTGGTFTISNGGVYGSMLSTPILNPPQSAILGMHDILQRPMVENGEIVIRPMMYLALSYDHRIVDGREAVQFLVTIKNLLEDPTRLLLQI is encoded by the coding sequence ATGAGTACCAAGATTACTGTGCCCGCACTACCGGAATCTGTTGCCGATGCAACCATTCTCGCTTGGCACAAGAAACCCGGCGAAGCCATACAACGCGATGAAAATCTGGTCGACCTGGAGACTGACAAGGTAGTACTCGAAGTACCTTCTCCGGTAGATGGCGTACTGGGTGCGATATCGGCAAACGAAGGAGATACCGTACAAGCTGGCGATCTGCTGACGATTATTGAGGCAGGCAGTGCCTCTACCGCTGAAACAACTGGTGCTGCTACAACTGTTGCGCCTACTCCCGCTGAGGTGACCAACGAAACCGAGCCTGTTCTGACGCCTGCCGTCCGCCGCTTGGTCAAAGAGATGAATCTCGACCCCAATCAGATCAAAGGGACCGGAAAGGGAGGACGTCTCCTTAAATCTGACGTTATGGCCTACCTAGATGCAAAAGAGGCAGAAACAACCCACAGCAGCGAAGCCGAAAAGCCTTTGGAGTTAATAATCGCTCAGAGCGGTATCGAAGGGGAGCGTCCGGAGCAGCGGGTGCCAATGACCCGGCTCCGTGCCCGCATCGCTGAACGCCTGCTCGAGGCACAACGGAATGCGGCCATTCTGACCACATTCAATGAAGTGAACCTGAAGGCCATAAACGACCTTAGGTCGAAGTATAAGGGGAAGTTCGAAAAAGACCACGAAGTGCGTCTTGGGTTTATGTCTTTCTTTATTCAGGCCTCGATTGAGGCATTAAAGCAGTTCCCAATGGTCAACGCCTCCGTTGACGGGCATGATGTGATCTACCACGGCTACTATGATATCGGTATCGCCGTGGGATCCCCTCGTGGCCTAGTCGTGCCGATTCTGCGAAATGCCGATCAACTTAGTTTTGCTGAAACGGAGAAAGCGGTTCGACAGTTTGGAAAAAAAGCCCACGATGGCAATTTGTCATACGAAGAGCTTACCGGTGGCACCTTCACCATCTCCAACGGCGGCGTCTATGGATCGATGCTCTCTACTCCGATTCTGAACCCACCTCAAAGCGCCATACTGGGCATGCATGACATACTGCAACGGCCAATGGTCGAGAATGGCGAAATCGTCATCCGTCCAATGATGTATCTAGCACTCTCATACGACCATCGTATTGTCGATGGCCGGGAGGCAGTGCAGTTCCTTGTCACCATCAAGAATTTACTGGAGGACCCTACCCGCCTACTGCTCCAAATCTGA